The Pseudomonas azotoformans genome has a segment encoding these proteins:
- a CDS encoding DUF4381 domain-containing protein: MSSLDQLQPLIAPPAIGFWPPAPGWWLLLLVIPLLGWGLWSLRRFLPTRRPIARAEQPLDPLRIAALAELALMPKPYDGAPAGAWLQQLNGLLKRLCRNDYPYSQSHTLNGRKWLAFLDNRCPAAGLTRWMVLVEGAYKPECKLDDKAIAGLTQAVDTWIRKHV; this comes from the coding sequence ATGAGCAGCCTTGACCAACTGCAACCGCTGATCGCCCCACCCGCCATCGGCTTCTGGCCGCCCGCGCCGGGTTGGTGGCTGTTGCTGCTGGTGATTCCGCTGCTCGGCTGGGGCCTGTGGTCACTGCGTCGCTTTCTGCCGACCCGCCGCCCCATCGCCCGTGCCGAACAACCCTTGGACCCGCTGCGCATCGCCGCCCTGGCAGAGCTTGCGCTCATGCCCAAGCCTTACGATGGCGCGCCCGCCGGTGCCTGGCTGCAACAGCTCAACGGCCTGCTCAAGCGCCTGTGCCGCAACGACTACCCCTACAGCCAGAGCCACACCCTCAACGGCCGCAAATGGCTGGCATTCCTCGACAACCGCTGCCCCGCCGCAGGCCTCACGCGCTGGATGGTCTTGGTCGAAGGCGCCTACAAACCCGAATGCAAACTCGACGACAAGGCCATCGCCGGCCTGACCCAGGCCGTCGACACCTGGATTCGCAAACATGTTTGA
- a CDS encoding AAA family ATPase codes for MEHREALLALRTFLSTQILGQEKLIDRLLIALLADGHMLVEGAPGLAKTKAIKELAEGIEAQFHRIQFTPDLLPADITGTEIYRPETGSFVFQQGPIFHNLVLADEINRAPAKVQSALLEAMAERQVSVGRSTYDLSPLFLVMATQNPIEQEGTYPLPEAQLDRFLMHVKIGFPDAAVERRILQQARGEALNGETKPERRVSQQAIFAARKEILGLYMADAVEEYLVQLVMATRTPAKFDPEMAEWIAYGASPRGSIALDRCARAHAWLAGRDFVSPEDIQAVLFDVLRHRIILSFEAEAAGIDQDRVVQRILDVVAVA; via the coding sequence ATGGAACATCGTGAAGCGCTGCTTGCGCTGCGAACCTTTCTTTCTACGCAGATTCTCGGCCAGGAAAAACTCATCGATCGCCTGTTGATCGCCTTGCTCGCCGACGGCCATATGCTGGTGGAAGGCGCGCCGGGCCTGGCCAAGACCAAGGCCATCAAAGAGTTGGCCGAAGGCATCGAAGCGCAGTTCCATCGTATCCAGTTCACCCCCGACCTGTTGCCCGCCGACATCACCGGCACCGAGATCTATCGCCCGGAAACCGGCAGCTTCGTGTTCCAGCAAGGACCGATCTTCCACAACCTGGTGCTGGCGGACGAAATCAACCGCGCCCCGGCCAAGGTGCAGTCGGCCTTGCTGGAGGCCATGGCCGAGCGCCAGGTCAGCGTCGGGCGCAGCACGTATGACCTGTCGCCGCTGTTCCTGGTGATGGCCACGCAAAACCCCATCGAGCAGGAAGGCACCTACCCGCTGCCCGAGGCCCAGCTCGACCGTTTCCTGATGCATGTGAAAATCGGTTTCCCGGACGCCGCCGTCGAGCGGCGCATCCTGCAACAAGCCCGTGGCGAAGCGCTCAACGGCGAAACCAAGCCGGAGCGCCGCGTCAGCCAGCAGGCGATCTTCGCCGCACGCAAGGAAATCCTCGGTCTGTACATGGCAGACGCCGTGGAGGAATACCTGGTGCAACTGGTGATGGCCACGCGCACCCCGGCCAAGTTCGACCCGGAAATGGCCGAGTGGATCGCCTACGGCGCCAGCCCACGCGGCTCCATCGCCCTCGACCGCTGTGCCCGCGCCCATGCCTGGCTGGCCGGTCGCGACTTCGTCAGCCCGGAAGATATCCAGGCGGTGCTGTTCGACGTGCTGCGCCATCGCATCATCCTGTCGTTCGAGGCCGAAGCCGCCGGCATTGACCAGGACCGTGTGGTGCAGCGCATTCTCGACGTCGTTGCCGTCGCTTGA
- a CDS encoding FadR/GntR family transcriptional regulator has product MISTSTVVNSVVEKLRAALARGQWRRGEMLPGQRELAEQMGISRPSLREAVIVLETLGLVRSMPGKGVVVLETSVSEPQSSDAVADASLEDILQLRYTLEPFIVGLVAQSISSKEVGQLRLTLMDMREALDAGDAEAGMNAYIGFHEELFALTSNPIFQNVVQQTSNALKQSAQVLRNSPEHLAERLLENDAVVRAIRNKNSALASAEMRRHILQEGLRMGIRLNIPDDHLGS; this is encoded by the coding sequence GTGATCAGCACCTCAACCGTCGTCAATTCAGTGGTAGAAAAACTCCGCGCCGCCTTGGCGCGTGGCCAGTGGCGCCGGGGTGAAATGCTCCCCGGCCAGCGCGAACTGGCCGAACAGATGGGCATCAGCCGCCCCAGCCTGCGTGAAGCGGTGATCGTGCTGGAAACCCTCGGCCTGGTGCGTTCTATGCCCGGCAAAGGCGTGGTGGTGCTGGAAACCAGCGTCAGCGAACCCCAGTCCAGCGACGCCGTGGCCGACGCCAGCCTGGAAGACATCCTGCAACTGCGCTACACCCTCGAACCCTTCATTGTCGGCCTGGTGGCCCAGTCCATCAGCAGCAAGGAAGTCGGCCAACTGCGCCTGACCCTGATGGACATGCGCGAAGCCCTCGACGCCGGCGACGCCGAAGCCGGGATGAACGCCTACATCGGCTTTCACGAAGAACTGTTCGCCCTCACCTCCAACCCGATCTTCCAGAACGTGGTGCAACAGACCAGCAACGCCCTCAAGCAAAGCGCCCAGGTACTGCGCAACTCGCCGGAACACCTGGCCGAACGCCTGCTGGAAAACGACGCCGTGGTGCGCGCCATCCGCAACAAGAACAGCGCCCTGGCCAGTGCCGAGATGCGCCGGCACATCCTTCAGGAAGGCCTGCGCATGGGCATTCGCTTGAACATCCCGGACGACCATCTGGGCAGCTGA
- a CDS encoding tetratricopeptide repeat protein: MIDLWPHWFRPWWLLLLPLLGWLLCHLWHRQKRAGRWQMILPPAFHAVLLSGGNGRESKSPWVVLGIAWLLAVLALLGPSWQRVEQSSQKPSDPLVVLLELTPEMLATDSPPNRLEQARRKLYDLLQARTDAQTAIVVYAGSAHTLVPLSDDLATSRNLLEALRPSIMPEPGHRADLAVEKALGLLKQGGLGQGRLLLIGSSLSKQERQGIRLLLQNAQSPTLSILGIGSREGTPVTQESGEFLKDEQGAILVPRLDSPTLKAFASEMGGRYRAARLDDKDLRQLGVLDPPQTLRNDGQLLHLDTWADQGYWLLLPLLLLAACAGRRGWLFCLPLLLLSAPQPSYAFGLQDLWLRPDQQGQYLLKKKRPAEAAEHFEDPQWKGVALYEAGNYAEAIKLFAEGNDAYSHYNRGNALAKSGELEAAIDAYEQALEAQPDLQPALKNKALVEALMQEQAEPEPAEPAKNEDDETTQPGQTAQPGASGQNATGGEPSSQGQGEAGTDDTQPGNTPQTTGNEVPGSELGDEQTTTPPLRPNDASLDGEHRQALEQWLQEIPDNPGELLRRKFWYEQQQHQDKTR; this comes from the coding sequence ATGATCGACCTGTGGCCGCATTGGTTTCGTCCATGGTGGTTGTTGCTGCTGCCGTTACTCGGCTGGTTGCTGTGCCACCTGTGGCACCGGCAAAAGCGCGCCGGGCGCTGGCAGATGATCCTGCCGCCGGCCTTCCACGCGGTGTTGCTCAGTGGTGGCAACGGCCGCGAGAGCAAATCGCCCTGGGTGGTACTGGGCATTGCCTGGCTGTTAGCCGTATTGGCGTTGCTCGGCCCGAGCTGGCAGCGTGTGGAGCAGTCCAGCCAGAAGCCTTCCGACCCGTTGGTGGTGCTGCTGGAACTGACCCCGGAAATGCTCGCCACCGACAGCCCGCCCAACCGCCTGGAACAGGCACGGCGCAAGCTGTACGACTTGTTGCAGGCACGTACCGATGCGCAAACCGCCATCGTCGTGTATGCCGGTAGCGCCCACACGTTGGTGCCGCTGTCGGACGACCTGGCCACCAGCCGCAACTTGCTGGAAGCCTTGCGCCCGTCGATCATGCCTGAGCCCGGCCATCGCGCCGACCTGGCCGTCGAGAAAGCCCTCGGCCTGCTCAAGCAAGGTGGCCTCGGCCAGGGTCGCTTGCTGCTGATCGGTTCGTCGCTGTCCAAACAGGAACGCCAGGGCATTCGCCTGCTGCTGCAAAACGCACAATCGCCCACCTTGTCGATCCTTGGCATCGGCAGCCGCGAAGGCACGCCAGTCACCCAGGAAAGCGGTGAATTCCTCAAGGACGAACAAGGCGCGATCCTGGTACCGCGTCTCGACAGCCCGACACTCAAGGCCTTCGCCAGTGAAATGGGCGGCCGCTACCGTGCCGCGCGCCTGGACGACAAGGACCTGCGCCAACTCGGCGTGCTCGACCCGCCGCAAACCTTGCGCAATGACGGCCAACTGCTGCACCTCGATACCTGGGCCGACCAGGGTTACTGGCTGCTCCTGCCCCTGCTGCTGCTCGCCGCCTGCGCCGGACGGCGTGGTTGGTTGTTCTGCCTGCCGCTGCTGCTGTTGAGTGCGCCGCAGCCCAGCTACGCGTTCGGCTTGCAAGACTTGTGGCTGCGTCCCGACCAGCAAGGCCAATACCTGCTGAAGAAAAAGCGCCCCGCCGAAGCCGCCGAACACTTCGAAGACCCGCAGTGGAAAGGCGTGGCGCTTTACGAGGCCGGCAACTATGCCGAGGCGATCAAACTGTTTGCCGAAGGCAATGACGCCTACTCCCACTACAATCGGGGTAACGCCCTGGCCAAGTCCGGCGAACTGGAAGCCGCCATTGACGCCTACGAACAGGCCCTCGAAGCCCAGCCCGACCTGCAACCAGCCCTGAAAAACAAGGCGCTGGTGGAGGCACTGATGCAGGAGCAGGCCGAACCGGAACCCGCCGAACCTGCAAAAAACGAGGATGACGAAACCACCCAACCCGGCCAAACTGCGCAACCGGGCGCCAGCGGGCAAAACGCCACGGGCGGCGAGCCGTCTTCCCAGGGCCAGGGCGAAGCCGGGACTGACGACACCCAACCCGGCAACACGCCGCAAACCACGGGTAACGAAGTGCCGGGCAGCGAACTGGGCGACGAACAAACCACCACCCCGCCGCTGCGCCCCAATGACGCCAGCCTCGACGGTGAGCACCGCCAGGCCCTGGAGCAATGGCTGCAGGAGATCCCGGACAACCCCGGCGAACTGCTGCGCCGCAAATTCTGGTACGAACAGCAACAACATCAGGACAAGACTCGATGA
- a CDS encoding DNA-3-methyladenine glycosylase I, whose translation MDTPGLTPDETGQTHCTWRTAAPEYLRYHDQEWGVPVADDIQLYEKVCLEGFQAGLAWITILRKREQFRAAFDGFDFRRVAQYGEADIERLMQDPGIVRNRAKIVSTINNARRACELVDETGSLASWLWAFEPSQDERPEVVDMAYWTGNPTSPASVRLSKALKKRGWTYVGPTTMYALMQAMGMVNDHLEGCACRPQIEDLRRRFQRP comes from the coding sequence ATGGACACACCAGGACTGACCCCTGACGAAACCGGGCAGACCCACTGCACCTGGCGCACGGCTGCGCCGGAATACCTGCGTTATCACGACCAGGAGTGGGGCGTGCCGGTGGCGGATGATATCCAGCTGTACGAAAAGGTCTGCCTGGAAGGATTCCAGGCGGGCTTGGCGTGGATCACCATCCTGCGCAAGCGTGAGCAGTTTCGGGCGGCGTTCGACGGGTTTGATTTCAGAAGGGTGGCGCAGTACGGCGAGGCGGATATCGAGCGCTTGATGCAGGACCCGGGCATCGTGCGCAATCGGGCCAAGATCGTGTCCACCATCAACAACGCGCGGCGAGCCTGTGAACTGGTGGATGAGACGGGTTCGCTGGCGAGCTGGCTGTGGGCGTTTGAGCCCAGTCAAGACGAGCGCCCTGAGGTGGTAGACATGGCGTATTGGACGGGCAATCCCACATCACCGGCTTCGGTACGTTTGTCGAAAGCCTTGAAGAAACGCGGTTGGACCTATGTGGGCCCGACCACGATGTATGCGTTGATGCAGGCGATGGGGATGGTCAATGATCATTTGGAAGGCTGTGCGTGCCGGCCACAGATCGAGGACCTGCGCCGGCGGTTCCAGCGACCTTAG
- a CDS encoding GntR family transcriptional regulator, with protein MTAHALHYEPILPTLRLVAGKKPSVDDIYPRLFDAILEQRIAPASRFTEEGLGEIFGVSRSVIRRVLAKLSHQQVIILRPNQRAQVAAPDAQQTRQILEARRLTEMTVVQLACAQATSTQIRHLRELIAREREHIERDQRGPAIRLSGEFHLQLAAMARNAPLAQFLNSLVPLTSLIIAQYEAKACTYCAWQEHEAIVDAVEQRDVNRAMNLMTQHLDHLEAKLLSHDGQMAHPG; from the coding sequence ATGACCGCCCACGCCTTGCACTACGAACCGATCCTCCCGACCCTGCGCCTGGTCGCTGGTAAAAAACCTTCGGTGGACGACATCTACCCACGCCTGTTCGACGCGATCCTGGAACAGCGGATCGCCCCGGCCAGTCGCTTTACCGAAGAAGGCCTGGGCGAGATCTTTGGGGTGAGCCGCAGCGTGATTCGCCGCGTATTGGCAAAGCTGTCCCATCAGCAAGTGATCATCCTGCGTCCCAACCAGCGTGCTCAGGTGGCGGCGCCGGATGCACAGCAGACCCGCCAAATCCTGGAAGCCCGCCGCCTGACGGAAATGACTGTGGTGCAACTGGCCTGCGCGCAGGCAACATCGACGCAGATCCGGCATTTGCGCGAACTGATCGCGCGGGAGCGTGAGCATATTGAACGGGACCAACGCGGGCCAGCCATCCGCCTCTCCGGCGAATTCCACCTGCAACTGGCAGCAATGGCACGTAACGCGCCCTTGGCGCAATTTCTCAACAGCCTGGTGCCGTTAACGTCCTTGATCATCGCCCAGTACGAAGCGAAGGCGTGCACCTATTGCGCGTGGCAGGAGCATGAAGCGATTGTGGATGCAGTCGAACAACGCGATGTGAACCGCGCAATGAACCTGATGACCCAACACCTGGATCACCTGGAAGCCAAATTGCTGAGCCACGATGGCCAAATGGCCCACCCTGGCTGA
- a CDS encoding C4-dicarboxylate transporter DctA codes for MEIPPMLRWCSRSIFLQVVIGLMLGIICGLALPEFSSQLKPLGDGFIKLIKMLIGLIVFCVVVSGISGAGDLKKVGRIGLKSVIYFEVLTTVALVIGLVMAFSTGIGQGANIHLEQLSSAGLNELADKGQHIRGTSQFLMDLIPNSVIGAFADNNVLQVLLFSVLFGSALNLVGEAASGISRLINELSHVIFRIMGMIVRLAPIGVFGAIAFTTSTYGLDSLQHLGSLVGLFYLTCFAFVGLILGLVMRLSGLRMLPLLKYLREELLIVMGTASSDAVLPQIMRKLEHLGIGSSTVGLVIPTGYSFNLDGFSIYLTLAIVFIANATGTPLSMTDLLTILLVSLITSKGAHGIPGSALVILAATLTAIPAIPVVGLVLVLAVDWFMGIGRALTNLIGNCVATVAIARWEKDIDLQRANKVLDGQQGYAFQAKKPVLPAHQEF; via the coding sequence ATAGAGATCCCTCCCATGCTCAGATGGTGCTCGCGTTCGATTTTCCTGCAAGTCGTGATTGGTCTGATGCTCGGCATCATTTGCGGCCTGGCCCTTCCCGAATTCTCCTCGCAACTCAAACCCCTGGGTGACGGCTTTATCAAGCTGATCAAGATGCTGATCGGCCTGATCGTGTTCTGCGTGGTGGTCAGCGGCATTTCCGGTGCAGGCGACCTGAAGAAAGTCGGGCGTATCGGCCTCAAGTCGGTGATCTACTTTGAAGTGCTCACCACCGTCGCCCTGGTGATCGGCCTGGTGATGGCCTTCAGCACCGGCATCGGCCAAGGCGCTAATATCCACCTGGAACAGTTGTCTTCCGCCGGCCTCAATGAACTGGCCGACAAGGGCCAGCACATCCGCGGTACCAGCCAGTTCCTCATGGACTTGATCCCCAACTCGGTGATCGGCGCCTTTGCCGACAACAACGTGCTGCAAGTGCTGCTGTTCTCGGTGCTGTTCGGCAGTGCGTTGAACCTGGTGGGCGAAGCCGCCTCAGGTATCTCGCGGCTGATCAACGAATTGAGTCATGTGATTTTCCGCATCATGGGCATGATCGTGCGCCTGGCGCCGATCGGCGTGTTTGGCGCGATCGCCTTCACCACCAGCACCTACGGGCTGGATTCCCTGCAACACCTGGGCAGCCTGGTGGGTTTGTTCTACCTGACGTGCTTTGCCTTCGTCGGGCTGATCCTCGGCCTGGTGATGCGCCTGTCGGGCCTGCGCATGCTGCCGCTGCTCAAGTACCTGCGTGAAGAACTGCTGATCGTGATGGGCACCGCCTCCTCCGACGCCGTGCTGCCACAGATCATGCGTAAACTCGAACACCTTGGCATCGGCAGCTCCACCGTGGGCCTGGTGATTCCGACGGGGTATTCATTCAACCTCGACGGGTTCTCCATCTACCTGACCCTGGCCATCGTATTTATCGCCAATGCCACCGGCACGCCGCTGTCGATGACCGACCTGCTGACTATCCTGCTGGTGTCGCTGATCACCTCCAAAGGCGCCCACGGCATTCCCGGTTCGGCGCTGGTGATTCTGGCGGCGACCCTCACCGCGATTCCGGCGATCCCGGTGGTGGGCCTGGTGCTGGTGCTGGCGGTGGATTGGTTCATGGGCATCGGTCGCGCATTGACTAACCTGATCGGCAACTGCGTCGCCACCGTGGCCATCGCCCGCTGGGAAAAAGACATCGACCTCCAGCGCGCCAACAAGGTGCTGGACGGCCAGCAAGGGTATGCCTTCCAGGCCAAGAAACCGGTGTTGCCGGCGCATCAGGAGTTCTGA
- a CDS encoding vWA domain-containing protein → MFEFAWPWIFALLPLPWLMRLVLPAADSGEPALKVSYLSDLEGLARRRARVNLPGWRQQAPFVVLWLLLLTAAARPEWLGEPLPIAASGRDLLVAVDVSGSMDFPDMHWQDDDVSRLSLVKHLLGDFLEEREGDRVGLILFGSQAYLQAPLTFDRRTVRAWLDEARIGIAGKNTAIGDAIGLALKRLRQRPAQSRVLILVTDGANNAGQIDPLTAARLAAEEGVKIYPIGIGADPEQTGSLGILGVNPSLDLDEPALKAIAEATGGQYFRARDGEELQAIKATLDKLEPVEQQPTQARPALALYSAPLALALVLSMLLVIQERWPNNALQRLFNKLSSKGIFLQQHPEWRQRLKRLRLRRRR, encoded by the coding sequence ATGTTTGAGTTCGCCTGGCCGTGGATCTTCGCCCTGTTGCCCTTGCCGTGGTTGATGCGCCTTGTGCTGCCGGCCGCCGACAGCGGTGAGCCCGCCTTGAAGGTCAGCTACCTCAGCGACCTTGAAGGCCTGGCCCGTCGCCGCGCCCGCGTCAACCTGCCCGGCTGGCGCCAGCAAGCGCCGTTCGTGGTGCTGTGGTTGCTGCTGCTCACCGCCGCCGCGCGCCCGGAATGGCTCGGCGAACCGTTACCGATTGCCGCCAGTGGCCGCGATCTGCTGGTGGCGGTGGACGTGTCTGGCTCCATGGATTTCCCCGATATGCATTGGCAGGACGACGACGTAAGTCGTTTGAGCCTGGTCAAGCACCTGCTTGGCGATTTCCTTGAGGAGCGTGAAGGCGACCGCGTCGGCCTGATCCTGTTCGGCAGCCAGGCCTACCTGCAGGCGCCACTGACTTTTGATCGCCGCACCGTGCGCGCCTGGCTGGACGAAGCGCGCATCGGCATCGCCGGCAAGAACACCGCGATTGGTGACGCCATCGGCCTGGCCCTCAAACGCCTGCGCCAGCGCCCGGCGCAGAGCCGCGTGCTGATCCTGGTCACTGACGGTGCCAACAATGCCGGGCAGATCGACCCGCTGACCGCCGCGCGCCTGGCGGCGGAAGAAGGCGTGAAGATCTACCCGATCGGCATCGGTGCCGACCCGGAACAAACCGGTTCCCTGGGCATCCTGGGCGTCAACCCGAGCCTGGACTTGGACGAACCGGCACTCAAGGCCATCGCCGAAGCCACCGGCGGCCAGTACTTCCGTGCCCGCGATGGTGAAGAGTTGCAAGCGATCAAAGCGACCCTCGACAAACTCGAGCCCGTCGAACAGCAACCCACCCAAGCGCGCCCGGCCCTGGCGTTGTACAGCGCGCCACTGGCCCTGGCCTTGGTGCTGAGTATGTTGCTGGTGATTCAGGAGCGCTGGCCGAACAACGCGTTGCAACGGCTGTTCAACAAACTGTCGAGCAAGGGGATTTTCCTGCAACAACACCCTGAGTGGCGCCAGCGCCTCAAACGCCTGCGTTTGCGGAGGCGTCGATGA
- a CDS encoding DUF58 domain-containing protein, with product MNAGDGIRVTLSELIEMRHRVREVQLFSTPSQRSPLIGLHHSKLRGRGVDFDQVRVYQAGDDVRTIDWRVTARTQEPHTKLFHEERERPIFIMVEQSCRLFFGSGQMFKSVLAAQAASLIGWAALGHNDRVGGLVFGDNEHYEIKPRRSKQSLLQLLNRLVRVNQSLSTESRPEADALGMALRRGREVLRPGSLVIVICDERALTEGAEQQLSLLSRHCDLLLLPISDPLDHALPAAGLLRFAERGAQLELDTLNFDLRQAYKAQAEARLARWELLAQKLRVLLMPLSTQSEMVEQLREYLNPQRPVKKQ from the coding sequence ATGAACGCCGGTGATGGGATCCGCGTCACGCTCAGCGAATTGATCGAGATGCGCCATCGCGTGCGCGAAGTGCAGCTGTTTTCCACGCCGAGTCAGCGCAGCCCGTTGATCGGCCTGCACCACTCCAAGCTGCGCGGGCGTGGCGTGGACTTCGACCAGGTGCGCGTGTACCAGGCCGGCGACGACGTGCGCACCATCGACTGGCGCGTCACCGCACGCACTCAGGAGCCGCACACCAAGCTGTTCCATGAAGAACGCGAACGGCCGATCTTCATCATGGTGGAGCAAAGCTGCCGGCTGTTTTTCGGCTCGGGGCAGATGTTCAAGTCGGTGCTGGCCGCCCAAGCCGCCAGCCTGATCGGCTGGGCCGCGCTGGGGCATAACGACCGTGTGGGCGGGCTGGTGTTCGGCGACAACGAGCACTACGAAATCAAGCCGCGCCGCAGCAAGCAAAGCCTGCTGCAACTGCTCAACCGCCTGGTGCGGGTCAACCAGAGCCTGAGCACCGAAAGCCGCCCCGAAGCCGACGCCCTTGGTATGGCCCTGCGCCGTGGCCGCGAAGTGTTGCGCCCTGGCAGCCTGGTGATTGTGATCTGCGATGAGCGCGCACTGACCGAAGGCGCCGAGCAACAGCTGAGCTTGCTGTCGCGGCATTGCGATTTGCTGCTGTTACCGATCTCCGACCCACTGGACCATGCCCTGCCCGCCGCCGGGCTGCTGCGTTTCGCCGAACGCGGTGCCCAGCTGGAACTGGACACGCTGAATTTCGACCTGCGCCAGGCCTACAAGGCCCAGGCCGAAGCGCGCCTTGCGCGCTGGGAGCTGCTCGCGCAGAAACTGCGCGTACTGCTGATGCCCTTGAGCACCCAGAGCGAAATGGTCGAGCAACTACGCGAATACCTCAACCCGCAACGCCCGGTTAAAAAACAATGA